A window of Cygnus atratus isolate AKBS03 ecotype Queensland, Australia unplaced genomic scaffold, CAtr_DNAZoo_HiC_assembly HiC_scaffold_34, whole genome shotgun sequence contains these coding sequences:
- the LOC118261212 gene encoding olfactory receptor 14C36-like — protein sequence MAYDRYIAICKPLHYGTIMASRTCVNMAAAAWGSTFLYAVLHTANSFSLPLCQGNVLDQFFCEIPQILKLSCSDAYLREVGLVVVSAVLASGCFVFLVVSYVQIFRAVLRIASEQGQHKAFSTCLPHLAVVSLFLSTAFFAYLKPPSMSSSSLNLLLAVLYSVVPPAVNPLIYSMRNQDLKDAIWNLMTVFQKR from the coding sequence ATGGCCTATGACCGctacattgccatctgcaaaccCCTGCACTATGGGACAATAATGGCCAGCAGAACTTGTGTCaacatggcagcagctgcctggggcagtaCTTTTCTCtatgctgtgctgcacactgccaatagcttttccctccccctctgccaaggcaatgtcctggaccagttcttctgtgaaattccccagatcctcaagctctcctgctcagatgcctacctcagaGAAGTTGGGCTTGTTGTGGTTAGTGCTGTTTTAGCAtctgggtgttttgttttccttgtggtgtcctatgtgcagatcttcagggctgtgctgaggattgcctcagagcagggccagcacaaagccttttccacatgCCTCCCCCACCTGGCTGTGGTCTCCCTGTTTCTCAGCACTGCCTtttttgcctacctgaagcccccctccatgTCCTCCTCGTCCCTGAATCTTTTgctggcagttctgtactcggtggtgcctccggcagtgaaccccctcatctatagcatgaggaaccaggatCTGAAGGATGCTATTTGGAACCTCAtgactgtttttcaaaagcGATAA
- the LOC118261207 gene encoding LOW QUALITY PROTEIN: olfactory receptor 6C74-like (The sequence of the model RefSeq protein was modified relative to this genomic sequence to represent the inferred CDS: deleted 1 base in 1 codon), producing MGVGNGTVISEFILMGFSRLDQRLQLFLCLLLLLMYLTTVMGNAAIIFLVCVDNHLQTPMYFFIGNLAFLEIWFTSSTSTKLLVILSSGRRTISVGGCFAQSSFYFALGAAEFTLLVVMSFDRYIAICQPLRYAAIMKHQLCIHLHRLCIHLVAAVWVMGFMFLSSHLVLLSKLTFCDLNKIEHFFCDNTPLFQLSCSDVTPLWKTESVFILFIVLSSLCLTLASYTSIFLCILQMPAASGRKKAFATCSSHLTTLAIAYGSCIALYARPSGHVSLETNSIVALLNTVLYPFLNSFIYSLRNKAVMLALKEAMARATAQLFP from the exons ATGGGAGTAGGCAATGGAACTGTCATTTCTGAATTCATCCTTATGGGCTTCTCA AGGCTTGATCAAAGGCTACAGCTatttctctgcctgctccttcTACTCATGTACCTGACAACGGTGATGGGGAATGCAGCCATCATTTTCCTGGTGTGTGTGGATAATCACCTGCAAACCCCCATGTACTTTTTCATTGGTAATCTGGCATTCCTGGAAATCTGGTTTACGTCCTCCACAAGCACCAAACTGTTGGTGATTCTGAGCTCTGGCAGGAGAACAATCTCAGTAGGTGGCTGCTTTGCCCAGTCCTCTTTCTATTttgccctgggtgctgcagagtTCACGCTCCTTGTTGTCATGTCCTTTGACCGTTACATTGCCATCTGCCAGCCTTTGCGCTATGCTGCCATCATGAAGCATCAGCTCTGCATCCACCTG CATCGGCTCTGCATCCACCTGGTTGCTGCTGTTTGGGTCATGGGCTTCATGTTCTTGAGTTCCCACCTGGTGTTGCTCTCAAAGCTCACTTTCTGTGATTTGAACAAGATTGAGCATTTTTTCTGTGACAACACTCCCTTATTCCAACTTTCCTGCTCTGACGTCACCCCgctttggaaaacagaatcaGTTTTCATATTGTTTATCGTGCTGTCTTCCTTGTGTTTAACTCTGGCATCTTACACAAGCATCTTTCTCTGTATTCTACAAATGCCAGCAGcctctgggaggaaaaaagcttttgctACATGCTCTTCCCATCTCACCACCTTGGCCATTGCCTATGGAAGCTGCATTGCTCTCTACGCACGTCCCTCAGGACATGTTTCTTTGGAGACCAACAGCATTGTAGCTTTGCTGAACACTGTCCTGTACCCATTCTTAAACTCATTCATCTACAGTCTTAGAAACAAGGCTGTGATGCTGGCCCTGAAGGAAGCCATGGCCCGTGCAACAGCACAGCTCTTCCCCTAA